The following is a genomic window from Amaranthus tricolor cultivar Red isolate AtriRed21 chromosome 10, ASM2621246v1, whole genome shotgun sequence.
AGGTGCCTTGAACACTAGGGTGTTTCGTGACGTGTCTAGTCTTCAACTTTATCACCTTCCTTCCCAAAGCATTCCTTAACCTAGTTGCATGCAGCAATACTTCTTCTGGAGTCATGTTCTTTACGCAAACTACTCGTTCATTCTTGTTCCCTATAAGATAAGGCAGAGTTAATGAAACATAAAAGCCCTAAAGCTGCAGTAATTCAACTATTAATCTATTTCGTTTAAGAAAAAAGGGAATCGAGTTGGGGGCACACACTAACAATTGCATTTAGAAGCTTGGAACTCcagaatttaagaaaaattcagCCTGGTTGTTATGTGGAACTAGAGTATATAGTTTATGTTGTGCATATTTGCAATCTCCTTGACTAAAAGTCAATTGCCAGAACTAGTGGATAATTCAGCTCTCTCCATAAGCAGATATGACTACAACTCGACAATACTACACTGCTCTACACTTCAATCCTTCTAATTCCACAAGCCCCACTACCAATTGCGTTACTGAGTGAGGACTGAATTTTGAGTTTCAGGTAAAAGTCACCAAAAAGATTATAACAAAGGAAACACTGCTGAAAACtgtacggcccgtttggttagtgatattaaatggtggtaatgggaatgatttagagtgtaaaatttcatcaaaaatttcatatcattcccatggtaatgaaactttgatcacaaattttctttttgtttacaaatttccattaccacctaataccacctctcccaattgTAATGcaatggaatgaattttatgaagaaaataagatgattgaagttggacaagcatggccatcaacgtaaccaagagatttttcaaccaaaattacattaatttttcattcccattactatcatttattaccacctaccaaacgggccgatAGGGTACAGGACAGCCAAAAATCTAACGCCTTTCTGTTGAAACCCAAAAAAGAAGTGATCTTGAAGGATACTACTGTCACTCAACTTGACAACGTTTCCAATAGATTCAACAAGTTCCAGTCAAGGCATAAACCAAATCGGAATCCTATTAAGACTGTCCAAGTAAATAATTATGTTGCATGTTTAGATTTAAGGTCCCAATTTCAAATTAACTTCCTAAATCCTAAAAGTTGCAACTCAGATCCAAGTCTGAGTTCTGACCCTCTTATTTCATGGGTAAAAGGAGAAGCAAAACTGAAATTATGTTTCTTCCAATGAAGACAAAAGAAATAATAGAATCAACTAAATACTCAAAATATATATCATCAACAAGTGCATGATTATAAAATGGAATGTGAACAAAGCCATGTTCTCTTAAAGCTGCCCAATATATATTAGATAGAAATGACTTATCAATTAgcaaacaaaaattatattcattaCAAATCAGTTTCacgggtaaaaaaaaaaagaaacttataGAAAATCGgtaaaagtaaaaaatcaatttcaatatcTGAAATCTAGTTTTgataaatacaaataaattcattttaaaattaatcaagCGAAATAAGTTCCCATCGCCAAAAGTCACccgataataatttatttagaaaCAGTAGTTTCTCATCATTTTCATTAAAAACAAAACGGAAGAGGTGCACTACTCAAAAAGCTAACAGAGTTTAAGAAGGGAGCTTACGGTAGAAACCCTTAAGATTCGGATGCTGTCCACGAATGAGTTCTGTAACCACCTCTAGCTGTGGGTTGCTCTCCTTGAGTGTTGGCAAATGTGTTTCCATGAATGCCCTGCAATGTATTAAAAAATCTTCTCAAGAGCTTCTAACTCGGTGAACATTTTGGTTAGCACACAGAGTTTGAACAATCTCATCGTAAACTTTGCATACATGACACTTCAATTCAATACCCACTTGTATCATAGATTTTATGGCTAGTAAACATAGAAAAAAATCGCGGATAATGTCGCAATTGTGGTAACGAGGTCGCGATGTTGCGAATAAAGATGGTCATAGGTCCATGATCCTAGGGGACCCGACCCAGACTCAACTCTATTTAAGGGTTTGGGTCCTAATTTTAACACCTAATGAGTATGCgtgggtttgggtttggattTACTTTCTTTAGACCCAGACCCGACCCTTGGACCCTTGATTAAAAAAATGCGGCCGATGCGATGCGGctttgtttttacactatgtcgACGATCGACGCCAATAGAACTGGTAAGTTAACTTTTAGTGTTGGATGATgaaatgtaaattaataaagttgGATTTAACTcggttttatataataaatttatgtctaaaaagaaagataaaaagacgcATTAAGTTCCTTAGACCTATTAGAGCCATGGAATAAAATCTCCCCCGTTACGTTACGTAACCCCCGTTATATAACCTGTTTGAAAGTTGTCACACTGTTAAATCCCGTCATATAACGGTGCATGAAATTTTACGGTCAAAACGCCGCGCTAACCGTTACGTAACGTGTAACGCCCGTTATTTTACCGTTACAGCGATATTTCACCGTTACAACGTTATTTGTCTTCctgttaaaatttcattaatacccattaactttaattattacaaTCACTTAAATTACAGTTACTCATAGTTTTAgctgataaataaaataactaatcactaataagttaattaataatacaCTAGAAAAATCTCAaatattacaattataataGCTAGTTGCATAATATTGCATAATAATTgtagttcaacaacaaaaatgcaattataagttcaaacTCTCTCTGTCAAAAATCATACTGCATCGGCCGCAATTCGTGTTATTTTTTCGTTATAGCCGTTTTCCACAACACCAAGACCGTTTCCGCAAACGCATCCACGACCGGGATTTTTTCCATTTAAACCTATAGGGCCTAGATATGAGTCTGAAAATTTCAAACCTAAAGGTATGGGTCTAGCCGTCCAGGTCtgggtctcaaaaaattaagtaaagCTAGAATATTTACTAGTTGGAATATTCATGTGAGTCCAAGGAGCAAAGGCAAACAAGTTCAAGAAGTCCAAAGGAAGCTACATCACCCTTAAAGGACGGACACCATATAAAGTTATTAATTGCATAGAGGTTACATTATTTGGAAGTTTTAAGGAAGTTATACAACCACCAAAAATGAGCAATCTTCTAAAATAAATGTGAGCCTTAACTTCAAAAGTATGGTTAATTAGTCTTCCCTTCCAAAGAtggttaaataatttattttgtgatAATTAGAATTACAAAATAGATTGGTCTAGCTTCCGCGTGTTAGACTTGTTAGCTACACATACATCGTACGCTTGCgttaaatcaaaatttctatCAGACTTATGACTTATCAATGGGTTTCCATTaccttcattttatttaaatgttgctTACTTATTCTAAGCTGTGGTGTTGTTGTATCAACAAAGAGCATTGCATCCATCTTTGTTTTCACTTCTTAATCTCTACATTTTCCTTAACAACATTTTAGTTTGAAAAGTACGAGCCACACCAAGGCCCAAAAGGTCCTTATAGCGTAGGCGCTAAGGCAAGGCAAAAGCGCAAGCTTTTTTTAGGCGAGATACACTTAcgttaaaaagcttaaaaataaattttaaaacacATTATACTTCAAACAACAAGAAATTCATATTATAATAGCAACAAGCTTGAAAACATTGATTATCATCGCGAGAAACACTACTTTAGCGCATAATTTCATATTTAAGTAAATTTTGTTTTCGAGtttcatttctttttcaaaCAACCATGCTTAACTTAATTATCCAACACAACGACGAGGCACACCGAGCGCACAAGGCGCTAAACACATCGAGGCGAAATGACGCGCACCAAGACGCACACCTCTTGTAGTAGGCTTTACCTTACCTAGCCGAAGCTTTTTCAGTTGAGGCACACACGGCGCAAAGCAAGGCGTGTGTTTTAAAATAAGGAACAACACTCTGCCCTAAACCATATTTTATCATCCCATTTGATATCACAAACATTCTATCATTTTCTCATTAAAATTTCCCTCCTTTGACCTGAATGTGTGTTTACTCAGGTCTCAAGAGAATATATGGTAGTGGCCCACCCTTGCAGTCCATTTATTGAAGTTTGGCTACTACAAACTTTTTATTGTGCACAAGGAGTAGTGGCTCAATTGTAAAGGAAACTTCTACATTGCATAGAGGTAGAGAGCCAAGTCTTCTTAGCaactactttttaaaaaaattttgctaCATATATTTCCAACCTCAATTTTTATCATTTGGCTGTTTTCGTTCGTCCCTTTAATATCATACTAGGCACCCATGATAAGCTAAAAACTAAAGCAACTCAAAGTGTTAAATATTTGCTTTCAAGACTACATCGAGCCCACTTGATTTCGTGACAAACCAGCCAAATAACTCTTGCAGACTTTGCTGATAGAATTGTAAGACATAAGTCACAACCACATGCCAACTACTCTGATGAAACATTTCTTAGACTGAGATTGCAAAAGGCTCCTTAGTCCTCACTTTCACAAGCCCCAATAAAAAATAGCTTGATGAAAGTACATCATATGTATGCCATGTAAGTCCAATTTCCCACATTCAATTATACTTTGTATGTGTTTAAAGATAGTGTACATCGTGGTTCGGACAGTTAACTATTGCAATAAACTAAACATTTTTTGGTTAAGAATATCATCATTATAGCTTATTACACTACCTTGctatttgaatttcatttttatCAAATACGTCAAATTCAATGAAGCTTTGACTTCAATTATTATGTAAGCCCCCCTTAGCAGCAAACTGAACTTACTAAAGCTAACATGAGGGTTATTTAAAGAACATATGCCCCAGCCCCTATACATGCGACTGAAGCAGAGAGTTACACAGTTAGACAATCAAAACAATGGGAAGAAGCGCCATAAGGAcactttaaaatatttactgTCAACCCTTTGCTCAAAAATAAACCACTACCCACTCGAAATGACAATTCTGCCTCCAAAGGATAgtgcaatagtgccaaaaagaaaaaaaattagcttCCCAATAACCATTTAGAGTTttggaaatgaaagaaaaactTTAATTTAGAGCTTTGGAAACAATAATTCGAAATGGGATTCAGGGCCAAGTTTTGCGTTTCACATAACTATGAACCAAAGACTTACACATCATTCATCTCAATGTTGAGCATTTTGAAAACTTGACTGACCACAACAATCACAGTATCCGTCTTTTTTATCGACATTCGCCTACAGCATACAAATAACCAGATGGAAAATGGCAATGGGCACACGCTATCTCTCAAAACCAACATCTAGATAGACACCATATTTGGGCATTTCCAACAAACATTCAAGTTAATAGCCTATACAATATCAATGGAAGTTCTCGAATGccacaattttcaatttttcaatgaATAGACAATAAACTGAATTCTTAGCtgtaattaaaaatagaatcaTTCGCAACTTAAACTTGTGATGATTATGAATGAAGCAATCACTCAATCAATATCAATACAGCAGAAAATTagcaaacaaaaattaaatggaaaatGAAAGAAAGTGGGATTGAAGGTGTAACCTGATACCGCGACTACTGCCACCCCAATCACAGTAGCTTACAACGAGTTTCTGAAGCTGCCATACTCCTCTTAGTGACATTTGGTAATTCAACGATCTGATTTTATGCAGAATGCAAATACTGGGTCAAGACGGAACCAGAAAATTAAACAAAGGGATGtcgataattaaaaaaatacaattaattacGTTAAAAATATTACATTGAACAACGATTGATTAAGGTAATTTTCCAAGCCGAGTTTTCATATTCTGAAAATGGCGCATAATACAATCATTAATAGTGTATATACAATCCAGAAGTAAATTTTTTGAAATAGCTATCCATTTGAACTTGAATTAGAAGTCCCAAAAGGCGATccagaaattaattttttgaaataccTATCCATTTGAACCGCAAATACAATCATTTTCACGAATTCACGATTTAACTATCAAACTAAATAACTATTAATCACAATTATACAACCTTTAAACTATCCAGTATATAACATTTAAACTATCGAACTAGTTAATCACAATTGTCAATTGCTAAATAGATAATtagataaacaaataaaaaaaaccctaattttttataAAGCCCTAATTCATCTAAGAACTAATAAGAAAACTAAAAGCCCTAACTTATCTAAATACATAAACATAGCCCtaatttttaaacataaatAGATAAACTCATAAACATAATGATTAAAGATAAACAACTAGAGAtagaaatataaatacaaaagcCCAAAGAAGAGAAACTGAGAAAGACGAGGGCTTTAGCCTTTACTGTACTGGGTTTGCCGCCGGTGAGGGTTTCCGGCTTTCCACCTGCGGCCTGCGCCTGCCGACTGTTGCTGTCTTGATGTTCGTGAAAATGAGAGGGAAGGGAAGGGTATTTTTCTGAAAATGGGAAATGGGGAGGCTACTGTTCGCGGAATGGGGGATTGGGATTTACTGGGttatgaattaagaaaaaaaaaatgatgggaATGGGGTCATGatattaaattagaaaaatgaattagaataatccaactaaTTATTCTAATCTTAGAGGTAAGTTTGGGTAACTCGATGACCTAATATAATagataattcacaaaaaaataaattaaatactaatgTGAAAAAATTTCgagtaattaaaaatattagaatttcttttaataattttttcatattttttagattttttaaatttatctttctttttaaaaaataaaacttgctataacaagtcatcGGTTTACCAAttttattctaggaaaataccttCTAAAGTTAGagttattcatggttaatcaataggtgcgATTATTGTAAGAATATCGTAAAATGGTTAGATTATACTaattaatttttcctattaaataagaaaaatccaaaataaaatgagttaaaaAGGGTTTGAACTTTAGGTTAAAAGTCTACTTCTTTACCAATTTAGccaacaaaatttatattaatattttttttgtccaaaatttaaaTGAAGTCAATTGACACTTACATCGAATTCGCCCCTGACTTGAGTCTAAGAGAACGAGTTAGGGTTTTAGATGTTACAAGTTTGCAAATTGGAGACTCGAGAGACTCGCTTTCTCCCTTTGCTGGAAATACTAAAATGAATTATTTGTAAGAAAAACCtagatatttgataataaataaattgaattgtgtagatgaaattaaaaaagagttataaTATATGGATGAGTTTAAAAGAAAGTGATTGGtccattttaaaatataaagatgATGCAAAATAAGTGCGACAACCTAAAATACCAAAGAACGCAAATTGAATAGAATGGAAGGAGTTGTATTTGTTGCGACGTGCGACTACTTATAAAAATAATCCACACATGGGAATGAGTCTAAATTTTGGCTCAAATTTCACCCTGTGAAGTCTTTCActaattattcttttatttgcttatgctcttttcatttatttttttcatagatttcaattcaaatttaaaactcaaataatacatattattggttttaaaaaattaataaatttgatatttaaaaaatatatattgagagaGTAACCCATCAAAAACTCCCTCCTAAATGGCCTTTTCAATTTTCCATGAGAGAAAGCTAGTTTCTATACACAAAGGTGTTTTATTTCACTAAAGCTAAGTAAATGTGTAAAAGAAACACAAAAGTGAAAAAGACTTGAACAAAATTGTggataaaactaaaagaaaagcaaattgtcaaaataaaaaatgtgtaAATTCATTAGCATTTTCTTCTCGGTGTATATAAATTAGTTGTATAACACAAATCAAAGTGAGGTTTTTAATCGTTCTGTAGAGAACTAGCGAATTCAACGGAGCAAAGGGAGTAAGATCTAATTTAATAATCGACCTTTAAACTTGTTACCTAATTATAAATGAAAACGCAACGATTAAGGTAATTCAACCAAATATGATGCTTCAACATTACAATAATTGTAAAAGCACATCGAAAGTGAGAAACAACATGAGTTCATTCTTATTTACAAGGATGAGGGATCTAAAAACACACCCTACAAGCTGGTACAATTCCACAGATATGGCAAGCTTAGACTAAAAAACGAACCCGAAACCTGCCACATTACATATTTCCTTTTTACAAGAGACTAAAACGATATCCCGAATCATACTTTTACATACTGTACAGGCCGTAAATGGCTGGATAGAAGCTCAAAATCATCTACTAGCAGTCACTAGCATTTTCTCTTCGTTATCTTGAGAAGAATTTGCGGTAAATGGAGAGTGAAGAAGCTTCCTGTTAGAAGGAACGTGGGATTCTTCTGCTCCAGTTTTTGTGTCGGTCGCAATAGAGACTTCTTGTTCGGTGGGTGCTTTCTCGGGTTTTGGCGTGTAAGTGAACGAAAGGTCTTTGTTGGCAGAAAGAGCAAGGAGCTCTTTCTCCTCTAGCCCCTTTGTTGGCCCAGGGCTGCATCTTACTGTGTTATACTTGGCCAAAGCATCTTTAAATTTCTTGATCTGTTATGAAAAGGTTGAATATATAATTTAGATAAATACTTCtcaaatcacaaattcttaaatgagcaTGGTGAGACCATCTTTATTGGGCTGACCCATGTACATTCAGcgtgttaaagtgatcacttacaatagtaaagtgatcacttacaatagtaaagtgatcaattagaaaaattggCCAATTATATAgtccgtctcatggtgagacagtctcatacaagacaattTGTTCTCAAACAGAGTTTTAAAATATGAGGATTGATCGCAAAACATTCGGTTACCCAATGACTTTAAGTTGCTCACATCTAAACTGGTTTGGCCTGCTGATGTACGTAagcttacccttgttagtggtAACAAAAAGCTTGTTTCTAATTGACTCTTGGTagcaaaaatttgttttaaacattttatcaTGTCACAATCAGTTCAAATGTTCAATCGACATTCCAATTCTTCTTATGTTTGgcaaaaatacataatatatttttcccGACTTTTTAACACATGAAAATGTAATATGCCAAAAGCCCTAGATCCATACATAAAATGGAACAAAACTAGTTTTTATTCTTCTCAACAAAAAAGCAAATCTCAACTAAATGAACGGTGTGAGAAATACAAACTAACCGTGGCATTTGTACAGCTGAAACTGCAAACACGACCATCAGCACCTCTGTAGAACCGGAAAAAAGGAAGAACGTGAACATTAAGGCTATAACACATCGATTTGTGTTCCTCGTAGTTAATTTGAAGAAACTGAACATCAGGGTGCATCTCCGCCAACTTACATATctgcaaaaatcaaaatatatacttaattatATCTTCTATAAGAAAAAAGAAGTCTCACGGTCAACCTAGTTTTAAGAGGCGTGAGGCACAGGTGAGGCGCACTTTTCTTCTCGCCTGCGTTGAGAGTCTAGGAGGCGTTTTGGCTGGCGCCATGGTGCACCCTGCGCCTAAGCGCACTTTTTAAAACAAAGCGGTCAACTTAAATACAACATAATCGGTTACTTCTTCACCCACTAACATCGTTAgtaaatgaaaatcaaagttGAATTGTAAGGATGAAGAACTCGGCAAATTCTACAAAATTGAGATATACCTTAGGATGAAGAGCCTTGCAGCCTCCACATCCGGGCGAGTAAAAATCAACAACTACCAACTGATCTCCTGCTTTTAGTAACGAATCCACTAGGTCTTCTGCAGAAGTTATTTCTTTCATATTTGGTTGAAGTTCTTTCTCCCACCATCTTTGTGATTTGCCAATGCTAAGACCCAACTGCATTTATAACAAGGAAACGATAAATACTACAACGAAAAGGTACTTGCAGGAAGATAGACTTAGGTCCAAACATCAAACACACTGTATAACATAACCCGCCGCCAAACTGAAAGAGTGAACATATACAGCATATAAACAAAGAAACCTCACATATTAAAAAGAACATAAAGACAATTTTGCTCTTGAGGCAACAGTGTCACTCATATTCTACTCTATGCAAAGCTTTCACCTTTTGGAGATAAAATTGACCGTATTCTTCTGGCACTCTCTTCTAGGGGGTAAGGGTATGTATTACCCATCACCTTCACTCATCCAGACTCTATTTTCAAGAGGGATATTgggttgatgttgatgttgatgatgataacAATAGTCTCTCTAAATCAAAAAATCCAATCTCATATTAATTCATTAATCCCAAAAGGCTATACAATTTGCATTAATGCTTTCAGTTATATGTACCCTCTCAACAAAACCCAAAAGGAAGACCAGATCGATGAAACATAGCAAACACTTAATACATGTAATTTGTCACACAATTTGACAGGTTGACTTAAAACGGTACTACTTTGAATCCCATGTAAGCACAACTAAAGGAAAATTCACATTGGATTATTTTAGTTAAGCTTATAACAAAAGCTACTATAGCATTAGCAACACTTAATACAATACCAAAGCCTTAGTCATAAAGATTTAGTTCGGCTAGATGAGTCCTAGACGTGATTCTCTTCCTAACTTCATTTCGATTTCCTACAATCTCGACCCAAAAGTCTAAACTTTCTAAAATCCTTTTCCACTCGTCCCCGTAGTGTAATAATGCAGTAACGATCATGTCCGATAACAGTGATGTTGATGTGATTATCATAACGCCAAAATATCGGTTGAAACCCTAAAATATCCATTGATACAGACTAAAACGCgggttttttttacacctttacaacacggGGAATTTCGGTTCATTATAATAGATGCGATGCAACCTTGTTTTTACATTATGCTTGTCCCCTCTGAATCACCTTTCATCTTCCAAGCCCTCTTTTATAATTGCAAAGTTCCAACTTTCTAGTATAGCAACATTTAATACAACAATAGACTTTTGATGGATGCCAAAGTAAAATCCAGTTTCACAACATTAACATAATCTATCAAGGATGGAAAAAAATTGGGAGGAAtcttttcaattaaaaccaactCTAAAGGATGTGAACATAGCAAAAAgtcaacaacaaaatcaaaaaacttcaaaataatTGAGAAAGATAGGTGAAAACCTTAGCATGAATTGATTGAGGGTTCCTCTTATGAGACCAAACGCTACCATTTTGATCAACAACAGTTCTAACACCACCAAAACTACTCCTCAAAGAAGAAAAACCAACTAATTTTCCTCGTTTACCAACAGAAACAGAAAATTTCATGGGAAAATTTCTACATTTGTTATG
Proteins encoded in this region:
- the LOC130825735 gene encoding 54S ribosomal protein L51, mitochondrial → MSLRGVWQLQKLVVSYCDWGGSSRGIRAFMETHLPTLKESNPQLEVVTELIRGQHPNLKGFYRNKNERVVCVKNMTPEEVLLHATRLRNALGRKVIKLKTRHVTKHPSVQGTWTTALKL
- the LOC130825884 gene encoding thioredoxin-like 1-1, chloroplastic, translating into MTMSKVVSKYSVFSSTISHHHNDHNKCRNFPMKFSVSVGKRGKLVGFSSLRSSFGGVRTVVDQNGSVWSHKRNPQSIHAKLGLSIGKSQRWWEKELQPNMKEITSAEDLVDSLLKAGDQLVVVDFYSPGCGGCKALHPKICKLAEMHPDVQFLQINYEEHKSMCYSLNVHVLPFFRFYRGADGRVCSFSCTNATIKKFKDALAKYNTVRCSPGPTKGLEEKELLALSANKDLSFTYTPKPEKAPTEQEVSIATDTKTGAEESHVPSNRKLLHSPFTANSSQDNEEKMLVTASR